Proteins encoded within one genomic window of Brassica rapa cultivar Chiifu-401-42 chromosome A09, CAAS_Brap_v3.01, whole genome shotgun sequence:
- the LOC103843600 gene encoding non-specific lipid-transfer protein-like protein At2g13820 gives MDPKSFLISALIFSLLSNSPVLMSLAQINTPCSPTMLSSVTGCMSFLTGGATSTTSDCCRALKTLTGTSMDCLCMIVTANVPLDLPINRTLAISLPRACGVPVQCKASSALLYSPGPASVGPTTSPPTETQNPEGSASFGPATSPTSSMDPDGMPDDTDFSGPRNGGDPREPPKTSASSPSSSLSLKLSLLLFAMFAFEFISFF, from the exons ATGGATCCCAAATCATTCCTAATCTCAGCTCTAATCTTCTCTCTACTTTCAAATTCTCCAGTACTGATGAGTCTTGCTCAAATCAACACTCCATGTTCACCAACCATGCTCTCTAGCGTTACAGGGTGCATGAGTTTTCTAACGGGAGGTGCTACTTCTACGACTTCGGATTGTTGTAGGGCTCTTAAAACGTTAACCGGAACCAGTATGGACTGTTTGTGTATGATTGTGACCGCAAACGTGCCACTCGATCTTCCTATTAACCGAACTCTAGCCATCTCTCTTCCTCGTGCATGTGGTGTCCCCGTTCAATGCAAAG CTTCTTCAGCACTCCTTTATTCTCCAG GCCCTGCGTCTGTCGGTCCAACCACTTCTCCTCCTACGGAAACCCAAAATCCTGAAG GCTCTGCTTCTTTCGGTCCGGCCACTTCTCCGACAAGTTCGATGGATCCTGATGGCATGCCTGATG ACACGGATTTTTCCGGACCGCGCAACGGAGGTGACCCGAGGGAGCCACCAAAGACTTCAGCGTCGTCGCCTTCCTCTTCACTCTCTCTCAAGCTTTCGCTTCTTCTATTTGCTATGTTTGCCTTTGAGTTTATCAGTTTCTTCTAA
- the LOC103843602 gene encoding transcription repressor OFP12-like, with product KNTTPRIMWKSFHHCFPSNLNNPSSSPSDAAASDDDPNRPSILLINNFNLLYSDSSPTDRPISKRLIDAEPSSTTTFTASTSTAAYSSSASFDESDDYDFTPEHSPPPDLTSVLASSRFFVSSPGRSNLITDSPDLRPRFNYETATATTTTRLLTGGTAVKQYVQSPDPYNDFRRSMQEMLDAVTDAGDVRRYEFLHELLLSYLSLNAADTHKFIIRAFADILVSLLSDGHRTS from the coding sequence AAAAACACAACGCCAAGAATCATGTGGAAAAGCTTCCATCATTGCTTCCCATCAAATCTCAATAATCCCTCCTCATCTCCGTCGGACGCCGCCGCCTCCGACGACGATCCCAACCGTCCATCCATTCTTCTCATCAACAACTTCAACCTCCTCTACAGCGACTCCTCCCCCACTGACCGCCCCATATCCAAGCGCCTCATCGACGCCGAACCTTCCTCCACCACGACATTCACTGCCTCGACCTCCACCGCCGCTTATTCTTCTTCCGCGTCCTTCGATGAATCCGATGATTACGATTTTACCCCTGAACACTCTCCCCCTCCTGACTTAACCTCCGTTCTCGCCTCCAGTCGCTTCTTCGTCTCTTCCCCTGGCCGTTCTAACTTAATCACCGACTCGCCGGATCTCCGTCCCCGGTTTAACTACGAAACTGCCACTGCCACGACTACTACTAGGCTTCTCACTGGAGGAACCGCCGTGAAACAATACGTGCAATCTCCTGATCCTTACAACGACTTCAGGCGATCGATGCAGGAGATGCTTGACGCCGTTACAGACGCAGGAGATGTTCGCCGTTACGAGTTCTTGCACGAACTGTTACTCAGTTACCTCTCATTGAATGCAGCAGATacacataagttcattatcagAGCTTTCGCCGACATTCTCGTCTCTCTCTTATCGGACGGTCACCGGACAAGCTGA